The Laspinema palackyanum D2c genome segment GCAATCATATCCGGGGCATTATTAAAAAAAATTGCCGAACAGTCAGGAAATGACGCCTTAAGACGCTTTTCCATTGCCTGAATGCGCCCGGGGTTATCTTCTAAAATTGCAATGATTTCATGCATCCCCACCCTCCCCTCAATTGATTTTCCGTTATAGGGAGTATTCCCCTTTAGGGGGTCTAACCTATCAGGACCCTCACCCTCTGTTGACCAGGGCCTCTCCAGTCAGACGACAGATGCGCCAGTCGGGGAGAATTTCGGCCCCTAGGCGACGATAGAAGGCGATCGCCGGTTCATTCCAATCTAATACGGACCATTCCATCCGTCCACAACCGCGATCAACGGCCAATTTTGCCAGTTTCTCAATCAGGGATTTGCCAATCCCTCTACCCCGATAGTCGGGCAGTACAAACAGGTCTTCTAAATATAGCCCGGGCTGGGTTAGAAATGTGGAATAATTATAGAAAAATAGGGCAAATCCCACAACGGTTCCCGAATATTCTGCAATTAATGCTTCGGCGTAGGGGCGATCGCCAAATAAATGCTCATGCAGTGCCTGGGGATTGCCGGTAACCGCATCGGATAGCTTCTCATAGGCAGCAAGGGCGCAAATTAACTCAAAGATTACCGCCACATCATCCACAGTGGCAGAACGAATTCGGATTTCAGGGCAAATTTCGGACATAATCCCGGGAGAGTATTGTGGCATTATTATATCCCCCAGGGAAACAGGCTCAAAAATCCGGCCCTTGACAATCATCCAAGCGAGATGCCAAATTTCCCGCCCATCCCACCCCTAAGCCCTCCTCGGTGTAAAATGGCTTTGCGGGTAACTGTCCGGCAGGTGCGCTTAAATCAAAGATGAGCTCAGCATAATTGCGCCATTCTATCCCCCCTGAGACTGCCCATCCGACGGTTTGGGCAAATTGAGCATAATCCTGCTGCTGTTGCTGCCAAATTTGGGACTGAATGGTGAATCCAAAATGACCCTTGCTAGAGTCCATCCACAGGCGATCAATCAAACATAGGTCGGCACAGGGAATGTTCAAACTATCGTCTTCTGTGAGATAATCCAGACGGGTTAGCCATCGAGCATCTGCTTTGGAAAGGGAATCCCCAACTCGTAAGGTTTGGGCAATTTCTAACAGAATGCGCCCGGTTTCGCGATCGCCACGTTGCCATTCCCCCGCGTTTAAAAATTCCCGCAGTTGCGTATAATTGACGGTCCCAATAATCAGAGAATCTGGCATTGTTATCTGGCAATGGGGAGATGCAATGGACAGCAGTGGATTTGAGGAGAGAAACAGCAGGGGACGGGTTGATTCATGATTTAAACGACAACAGAACAAGGTTCAGGGGAAGGGATGGGATTTGGCAATAGACTTGGGGTGTTTATTATCCTACAATGAAACGAAACGGCTGGGTTTCTGGATCAAGACCCGCTACAATTGGGTAGCATAACTGGTGTGAGTCAATGATGCAATACGATATCCCCTGGGAAGATTTATCGCCGATCGCCCACCTGGTTGCGGAACCGGGGGGCGGTTATGATGCGATCGGGGAGACAGCAGGGACAAATCCGGAATCCCAAGGGCCTTGGATTGAGGTATTGGTGGACTCTCCCGCTTCTGAGACGCCTCTGGATGAAGAACCCCTAAAATTCTTTACCTATCGAGTGCCACCCGGGTTAACGGTGCAACCGGGGGATATTCTCAGTGTGCCATTTAACTCGCAACAGTTAGGGGCGATCGCCATCCGGTTTACGGATCAATTAGCAGCACATTTATCCCTCGATCAGATTAAAGAGATTGACGAGGTGGTAGCTTCCGGGTTTTTTGTCCCAACCTATTGGCAACTGTTGGAACGGGTGGCGGATTACTATTATACTCCCTTGGTGCGAGTGATTCGGGCGGCGATGCCTCCGGGATTATTTGCGCGATCGCAACACCGGATTCGCCTGACCGACAAGATTCCACCCGGTGGAAAAGAGTTTCTAAAAACCATTCCCGCCCAAAAAGTCTTGGAATTGTTGCAATCTTCAAAAACTGGAAATTATACCTTACGATATATTCGCAGTAAAGTTAAACCAGGAGCAGATGCGGGGTTAAAGGCGTTACAAACCCGGGGGTGGGTGGAAAGTTACTGTGAGGCAGGCAGTCGCCCTGCGCCGAAACTCCAACCCGCAGTTACTCTGATTGCCAGTTCTTTTCCCTCAGATTTGAGCAAGGGCCAGCGAGAAGTGTTGCAAGTGCTAAAGCGTCGGGGTGGGGAA includes the following:
- a CDS encoding GUN4 domain-containing protein; the encoded protein is MPDSLIIGTVNYTQLREFLNAGEWQRGDRETGRILLEIAQTLRVGDSLSKADARWLTRLDYLTEDDSLNIPCADLCLIDRLWMDSSKGHFGFTIQSQIWQQQQQDYAQFAQTVGWAVSGGIEWRNYAELIFDLSAPAGQLPAKPFYTEEGLGVGWAGNLASRLDDCQGPDF
- a CDS encoding N-acetyltransferase family protein, with the translated sequence MPQYSPGIMSEICPEIRIRSATVDDVAVIFELICALAAYEKLSDAVTGNPQALHEHLFGDRPYAEALIAEYSGTVVGFALFFYNYSTFLTQPGLYLEDLFVLPDYRGRGIGKSLIEKLAKLAVDRGCGRMEWSVLDWNEPAIAFYRRLGAEILPDWRICRLTGEALVNRG